From the Bradyrhizobium sp. CCGUVB1N3 genome, one window contains:
- a CDS encoding conjugal transfer protein TrbD: protein MAEIGANLRRNRIHRALSRPNLLFGADRELVLLTGLAAVILIFVVLTWYAAILGAVIWIVVVAALRMMAKADPMMRRVYARHISYSPYYRATSTPWRRY from the coding sequence ATGGCTGAGATCGGCGCCAATCTCAGACGCAACCGCATTCATCGCGCGCTGTCGCGGCCGAACCTTTTGTTCGGCGCCGATCGCGAGCTCGTGCTGCTGACGGGCCTTGCCGCGGTCATCCTGATCTTCGTCGTGCTCACCTGGTACGCGGCAATCCTCGGCGCGGTGATCTGGATCGTTGTCGTGGCGGCGCTGCGGATGATGGCGAAAGCGGACCCGATGATGCGGCGGGTCTATGCCCGCCACATCTCCTATTCCCCGTACTACCGGGCGACCTCGACGCCCTGGCGCCGCTACTAA
- a CDS encoding conjugal transfer protein TrbE gives MVALRSFRHSGPSFADLVPYAGLVANGIVLLKDGSLMAGWYFAGPDSESSTDAERNEVSRQINTILARLGSGWMIQVEAVRVPTTDYPARRDCYFPDPVTRAIDDERRSRFEQESGHFESRHAIILTWRPPERRRAGLARYVYSDVESRSASYADTAIESFRTSVREVEQYLASVLSIRPMETREVEEREGMRMARYDELFQFIRFCITGENHPIRLPDIPMYLDWLATAELQHGLSPMVENRFLGVVAIDGFPAESWPGILNSLDLMPLTYRWSSRFMFLDDQDARQKLERTRKKWQQKVRPFIDQLFQTQSRSIDQDAAAMVAETEDAIAEASSQLVAYGYYTPVIVLFDDSSTRLQQKAEAVRRLIQAEGFGARIETLNATEAFLGSLPGNWYANIREPLINTRNLADLIPLNSVWSGNPTAPCPFYPHASPPLMQVASGSTPFRLNLHVDDVGHTLVFGPTGSGKSTLLALIAAQFRRYAGAQIFAFDKGRSMLPLTLAAGGDHYEIGGDDADGAATLAFCPLSDVSTDADRAWASEWIETLVAVQGVTITPDHRNAISRQIGLMAEARGRSLSDFVSGVQMREIKDALHHYTVDGPMGQLLDAEKDGLLLGSFQTFEIEQLMNMGERNLVPVLTYLFRRIEKRLTGAPSLIILDEAWLMLGHPVFRDKIREWLKVLRKANCAVLLATQSISDAERSGIIDVLKESCPTKICLPNGAAREPGTREFYERIGFNERQIEIVATASPKREYYVVSPEGRRLFNMALGPIALSFVGASGKDDLKRILALRKAGADWPIHWLKERGIGHAETLLADL, from the coding sequence ATGGTCGCGCTGCGCTCCTTCCGTCATTCCGGCCCGTCTTTCGCCGATCTCGTGCCCTACGCCGGACTCGTCGCCAACGGAATCGTGCTGCTGAAGGACGGCTCGCTGATGGCGGGCTGGTATTTTGCCGGGCCGGACTCGGAGAGCTCCACGGACGCCGAGCGCAACGAGGTCTCGCGTCAGATCAACACGATCCTAGCGCGCCTCGGCTCGGGCTGGATGATCCAGGTCGAGGCGGTGCGGGTGCCGACCACGGATTATCCGGCGCGGCGGGATTGCTATTTTCCCGATCCCGTCACGCGCGCGATCGACGACGAACGCCGGAGCCGCTTCGAGCAGGAGAGTGGGCATTTCGAGAGCCGGCATGCGATCATCCTGACCTGGCGGCCGCCCGAGCGCCGGCGCGCCGGTCTCGCACGCTACGTCTACTCCGATGTCGAAAGCCGCTCGGCCTCCTATGCCGACACCGCGATCGAGAGCTTCCGCACCTCGGTCCGCGAGGTCGAGCAATATCTCGCCAGCGTGCTGTCCATCCGCCCCATGGAAACCCGCGAGGTCGAGGAGCGCGAGGGCATGCGCATGGCGCGCTATGACGAACTGTTCCAGTTCATCCGCTTCTGCATCACCGGCGAGAACCATCCGATCCGGTTGCCGGACATTCCGATGTATCTCGATTGGCTGGCGACCGCGGAGCTGCAGCATGGCCTCTCGCCCATGGTGGAGAACCGCTTTCTCGGTGTGGTGGCGATCGACGGCTTTCCGGCCGAGAGCTGGCCGGGAATCCTCAATTCGCTCGACCTGATGCCGCTGACCTACCGCTGGTCCTCACGCTTCATGTTTCTCGATGACCAGGACGCGCGGCAAAAGCTCGAGCGCACCCGCAAGAAGTGGCAGCAGAAGGTCCGCCCCTTCATCGACCAGCTCTTCCAGACACAAAGCCGCTCGATCGACCAGGATGCCGCCGCTATGGTAGCGGAGACCGAGGATGCGATCGCAGAAGCGTCTTCCCAGCTCGTCGCCTACGGCTATTACACGCCCGTCATCGTCCTGTTCGACGACAGCAGCACGCGTCTGCAGCAGAAGGCCGAGGCGGTCCGCCGCCTGATCCAGGCCGAAGGTTTTGGCGCGCGCATCGAAACGCTGAACGCGACCGAAGCCTTCCTCGGCTCGCTACCGGGCAATTGGTACGCCAACATCCGCGAGCCCCTCATCAACACGCGCAACCTCGCCGACCTGATCCCGCTCAACTCGGTGTGGTCCGGCAATCCGACCGCACCGTGCCCGTTCTATCCGCACGCGTCGCCGCCGCTGATGCAGGTCGCGTCCGGCTCCACACCTTTCCGGCTGAACCTGCACGTCGACGACGTCGGGCACACGTTGGTGTTCGGCCCGACAGGCTCCGGCAAGTCGACGCTGCTGGCGCTGATCGCGGCGCAGTTTCGGCGCTATGCCGGCGCGCAGATTTTCGCCTTCGACAAGGGCCGTTCGATGCTACCGCTGACGCTGGCGGCCGGCGGGGACCATTACGAGATCGGCGGCGACGACGCGGACGGCGCGGCAACGCTGGCGTTTTGCCCGCTATCGGACGTGTCAACAGACGCCGACCGCGCCTGGGCCTCGGAATGGATCGAGACGCTCGTCGCGGTCCAAGGCGTGACGATCACGCCAGATCACCGCAACGCCATCTCGCGGCAGATCGGCCTGATGGCCGAGGCGCGCGGGCGATCGCTGTCGGATTTCGTGTCGGGCGTGCAGATGCGCGAGATCAAGGATGCGCTGCATCACTACACGGTCGACGGTCCAATGGGCCAGCTGCTCGATGCCGAGAAGGATGGCTTGCTGCTCGGATCGTTCCAGACCTTCGAGATCGAGCAGCTCATGAACATGGGCGAGCGCAATCTCGTCCCGGTCCTCACTTATCTCTTCCGACGGATCGAGAAGCGTCTGACCGGCGCACCGAGCCTGATCATTCTCGACGAGGCTTGGCTGATGCTCGGCCATCCCGTCTTCCGCGACAAGATTCGCGAGTGGCTGAAAGTGCTGCGCAAGGCCAATTGCGCCGTGTTGCTCGCCACGCAGTCGATCTCGGACGCCGAGCGCTCCGGCATCATCGATGTGCTGAAGGAGAGCTGTCCGACCAAGATCTGCTTGCCGAACGGCGCTGCGCGCGAGCCCGGCACGCGCGAGTTCTATGAGCGCATCGGCTTCAACGAACGGCAGATCGAGATCGTCGCGACCGCAAGCCCCAAGCGCGAATATTACGTCGTCTCACCCGAAGGCCGCCGTCTCTTCAACATGGCGCTCGGCCCCATCGCACTCTCCTTCGTCGGCGCGTCCGGCAAGGACGACCTCAAGCGCATCCTGGCGCTGAGGAAGGCGGGGGCTGATTGGCCCATTCACTGGCTCAAGGAACGGGGGATCGGCCATGCCGAGACGCTTCTCGCGGATTTGTAA
- a CDS encoding TrbC/VirB2 family protein: MIFAGAGGLLLALVMSDPVFASTGGGGNLPWESPLQQIQQSITGPVAGFIALAAVAVAGGMLIFGGELNDFARRLMYIVLVAGILLGATQIVALFGSSGASIGDVARTLPIADRAGDLGHG; the protein is encoded by the coding sequence ATGATCTTTGCAGGCGCCGGCGGCCTGCTGCTCGCACTCGTGATGTCGGATCCAGTTTTTGCGTCGACCGGCGGCGGCGGCAACCTTCCCTGGGAAAGCCCGCTTCAGCAGATCCAGCAATCGATCACCGGTCCGGTGGCCGGCTTCATTGCACTTGCGGCCGTGGCGGTTGCCGGCGGCATGCTGATTTTCGGGGGCGAGCTCAACGATTTCGCGCGACGCCTGATGTACATCGTGCTCGTCGCCGGCATCCTCCTCGGCGCCACCCAGATCGTCGCCTTGTTTGGTTCGAGCGGGGCCTCAATCGGCGATGTCGCGCGCACGCTGCCGATCGCGGATAGGGCAGGGGACCTCGGCCATGGCTGA